One region of Fusobacterium sp. IOR10 genomic DNA includes:
- a CDS encoding biotin/lipoyl-containing protein, whose protein sequence is MKKVYKIKVNEKVYEIELEEVKTVDGHVEVSAPKAAAPVQAPQPVIQQAAPVAASTGAAIEAPMPGVVVDMKVKVGDAIAEGDLVAIIEAMKMETELYADKSGTVSAVNVAKGSQINAGDVLVVL, encoded by the coding sequence ATGAAAAAAGTATATAAAATAAAAGTAAATGAAAAGGTTTATGAAATAGAATTAGAAGAAGTAAAAACTGTAGATGGACACGTGGAAGTTTCTGCGCCAAAAGCAGCAGCTCCAGTTCAAGCTCCTCAACCAGTGATTCAACAAGCAGCTCCAGTAGCAGCATCAACTGGTGCAGCTATAGAAGCTCCAATGCCAGGTGTTGTAGTTGACATGAAAGTAAAAGTTGGAGACGCAATAGCAGAGGGAGATTTAGTTGCAATAATAGAGGCAATGAAAATGGAAACAGAACTTTACGCAGATAAAAGTGGAACAGTTTCAGCTGTAAATGTAGCTAAAGGATCTCAAATTAATGCAGGAGATGTATTGGT